The following DNA comes from Piliocolobus tephrosceles isolate RC106 unplaced genomic scaffold, ASM277652v3 unscaffolded_20325, whole genome shotgun sequence.
GATGTCTGCAAAGTAGTAGAAGATCAAATTGGTGCCTGCCGAAGAAGGATGAAGTGCTGTAGAGCATGGTGGATTTTAATGCCAATTCCAACACCACTTATCATGTCAGATTATCAAGAACCCCTTAAACCTAAGT
Coding sequences within:
- the DEFB109B gene encoding putative beta-defensin 109B, which translates into the protein RGGLGAAEGHCLNLSGVCRRDVCKVVEDQIGACRRRMKCCRAWWILMPIPTPLIMSDYQEPLKPKLK